One region of Verrucomicrobiia bacterium genomic DNA includes:
- a CDS encoding SCO family protein, whose protein sequence is MQRAETRSVRLPAPLRRGGGTLYLGLTLLAVTVAAVVLLWGFRQRLQEAEAARNAPLPVLGQVPPFVLTNQLGEVVTLNDLTGRVWVADIIFTRCAGPCPVMTHQMSELQPLWAGEAGVRLITLTTDPAHDTPEVLRRYGEKVNANAQRWWFLTGDKAEIARVAVQGLRLTAVPVPEAERANPADLFIHSTLFVVVDKHGRLRAVVETQDDAVEEGSAPRRRGSRWERDAKPRLQAVVRRLLEEP, encoded by the coding sequence ATGCAGAGGGCAGAAACTCGCAGCGTCCGCCTCCCCGCCCCCCTCCGAAGGGGTGGCGGCACGTTGTATTTGGGATTGACGTTGCTTGCCGTCACGGTGGCGGCGGTGGTGTTGCTGTGGGGGTTTCGCCAGCGTTTGCAGGAGGCGGAGGCGGCGCGCAACGCGCCTTTGCCGGTGCTGGGCCAGGTGCCGCCCTTTGTGCTCACCAATCAGTTGGGAGAGGTGGTGACGTTGAACGATCTGACCGGCCGGGTGTGGGTGGCCGACATCATTTTTACGCGGTGCGCCGGGCCGTGTCCGGTGATGACCCATCAGATGAGCGAGCTGCAACCGCTCTGGGCGGGGGAGGCCGGGGTGCGTTTGATCACGCTGACCACCGATCCCGCGCATGACACGCCCGAGGTGCTGCGCCGTTATGGGGAAAAAGTGAATGCCAACGCGCAACGCTGGTGGTTTCTGACGGGGGACAAGGCCGAGATCGCGCGGGTGGCCGTGCAGGGGCTGCGGCTGACGGCGGTGCCCGTGCCGGAGGCCGAGCGGGCCAACCCCGCCGATTTGTTCATCCATAGCACCCTGTTTGTGGTGGTGGACAAACACGGCCGGCTGCGGGCGGTGGTGGAAACGCAGGACGACGCGGTGGAGGAAGGAAGCGCGCCCCGCCGGAGGGGCAGCCGGTGGGAGCGCGACGCCAAACCGCGGCTGCAGGCGGTGGTGCGCCGATTATTGGAGGAGCCTTGA
- a CDS encoding ATP-binding protein, with the protein MKRRLGIVRTWLPCLAASSVLWSGLTAPAAPADATPVVLTNVQQVRMLPPEEAARGLPVKVQGVVTYSDYAWHALFIQDETAGIYVGDVSIAELPRVGDGVVLEGITQPGHFAPVIRCKQLERVGEKPLPTPATPPLFQLVSGAFDSQWVEVEGTIRSVFVDEYHLRFKVAGGGYVFDARIPWDKKEQPPPQLINARVRLQGACGTVFNNRRQAIGMQMLVPSLRHVTVLRQETADPFTQPAQSIASLLRFNPNLGNYQRVKVEGVVTLRLGDGSFFVQDKSGGVRVRPAGGEPAREGFQVQVVGFPVVYNYSPELVDAQFRLGPPAAWPAPVRASLKELMTGDFDGQRVEIEGELADVSHLASSDRLAIRTPEGMVDAVLEKKLVNLSHLAKGSRVRVTGVCWITADEQRQPRSLVLALNSLQDIVVLAAPPWWTPQRAALALILLGCSILLGVGYVALLRRQVQRQTRIIREQMNQVSQLETRYRHFLENAAGIYYQVEPANFKPVFFHGQVEKITGYPEADFSGHRRFWLDLVHPEDRERVKEEGRKLMQVPGHVAALEYRIVRADGNVCWVQDIARNQPDAQGKVAAIYGAIYDITARKRAEAEQRQLEAQLRQAQKMEAVGQLAAGVAHDFNNILTVIQGNASFLEEDVGHRPELLEACQQITEAANRAGALTRKLLLFSRKQAVQAQAVNLNELVSNLTKILGRLIGEHIQMQYHYGAALPAVLADPGMLDQVIVNLAVNARDAMPQGGTLTLATSVAEFQEADLAAHPERRPGQFVCLSVTDTGCGMTPEVLRHIFEPFFTTKEPGRGTGLGLATVYGVVKQHQGWVEVQSEVGKGTTFRIYLPAQPVAQEKEDAVQPPDPPPNGTERLLVVEDEAPVRMLVGAALQRRGYQVVLAASGPEALERWEEHHGEFDMLVTDMVMPQGMTGLELGRRLRAKKPGLKIIYMSGYSAETALAETSQDLRTRFLAKPYATTALLQLIRDVLDGRPLEKPAPAGATRLA; encoded by the coding sequence GTGAAACGCCGTCTTGGCATAGTTCGGACCTGGCTGCCCTGTCTGGCCGCCTCCAGCGTGCTTTGGAGCGGTTTGACCGCCCCGGCGGCCCCTGCCGACGCCACCCCGGTGGTCTTAACCAATGTGCAGCAGGTCAGAATGTTGCCACCCGAGGAAGCCGCCCGCGGCCTGCCCGTCAAAGTGCAGGGAGTGGTGACCTACTCCGACTATGCCTGGCATGCCTTGTTCATCCAGGACGAAACGGCCGGCATTTACGTGGGCGATGTCAGTATCGCCGAGCTGCCGCGCGTGGGCGATGGGGTGGTGCTGGAAGGCATTACCCAACCGGGCCATTTCGCTCCAGTCATTCGGTGCAAACAACTGGAGCGGGTGGGCGAAAAACCCCTCCCCACTCCGGCCACTCCCCCCCTGTTTCAATTGGTCAGCGGGGCTTTCGACAGCCAATGGGTGGAGGTGGAGGGCACCATTCGCAGCGTATTTGTGGACGAATACCACCTGCGCTTCAAAGTGGCCGGCGGCGGTTATGTGTTTGATGCCCGAATTCCGTGGGACAAGAAGGAACAGCCGCCGCCGCAACTGATCAACGCCCGGGTGCGGCTGCAGGGGGCCTGTGGCACGGTCTTCAACAACCGCCGGCAGGCCATCGGCATGCAAATGCTGGTCCCCTCCCTGCGGCACGTGACGGTGTTGCGGCAGGAAACTGCGGATCCTTTCACCCAGCCGGCGCAGTCCATTGCCAGCCTGCTGCGCTTCAATCCCAACCTCGGCAATTACCAGCGCGTTAAAGTTGAAGGGGTGGTCACCCTGCGCCTGGGCGATGGCTCCTTTTTTGTGCAGGATAAAAGCGGCGGGGTGCGCGTGCGGCCCGCGGGGGGCGAGCCGGCCCGGGAAGGTTTTCAGGTGCAGGTAGTGGGTTTCCCCGTGGTGTACAACTACTCGCCCGAGCTGGTGGATGCCCAATTCCGCCTGGGCCCTCCGGCCGCCTGGCCGGCCCCCGTGCGCGCCTCGCTCAAGGAATTGATGACCGGCGATTTTGACGGGCAGCGGGTGGAAATCGAAGGCGAGCTGGCGGATGTCTCCCACCTGGCCTCCTCTGACCGCCTGGCCATTCGCACCCCCGAGGGCATGGTGGATGCGGTACTGGAAAAGAAGCTCGTGAACCTGAGCCATCTGGCCAAAGGCAGCCGGGTGCGGGTGACGGGGGTCTGCTGGATCACCGCCGATGAACAACGCCAGCCGCGCAGCCTGGTGCTGGCATTGAACAGCCTGCAGGACATCGTGGTGCTGGCCGCGCCGCCGTGGTGGACGCCGCAGCGGGCAGCCCTGGCGTTGATCCTGTTGGGCTGCAGCATCTTGCTGGGGGTGGGGTATGTGGCGTTGCTGCGCCGCCAGGTGCAGCGCCAGACCCGCATCATCCGCGAGCAGATGAATCAGGTGTCGCAGCTTGAGACACGGTACCGCCATTTTTTGGAGAATGCCGCCGGCATTTATTATCAGGTGGAACCGGCCAACTTTAAGCCCGTTTTCTTCCATGGCCAGGTGGAAAAAATTACCGGGTACCCGGAAGCCGATTTCAGCGGCCATCGGCGCTTCTGGCTGGATTTGGTGCACCCGGAGGACCGCGAGCGGGTCAAAGAGGAGGGCCGCAAGCTTATGCAGGTCCCGGGACACGTGGCGGCCCTGGAATACCGCATCGTGCGCGCTGACGGCAACGTCTGCTGGGTCCAGGATATTGCCCGCAATCAGCCGGATGCCCAAGGCAAGGTGGCCGCCATTTATGGCGCCATCTACGACATCACCGCCCGCAAGCGGGCCGAGGCCGAACAACGGCAACTGGAGGCCCAGTTGCGCCAGGCGCAAAAGATGGAGGCTGTCGGCCAGTTGGCCGCCGGCGTGGCGCATGATTTCAACAACATCCTCACCGTCATCCAGGGCAACGCCAGTTTCCTCGAGGAGGATGTCGGCCATCGCCCGGAGCTGCTGGAGGCCTGCCAGCAGATCACCGAAGCCGCCAACCGCGCCGGCGCCCTGACCCGCAAGCTGTTGTTGTTCAGCCGCAAGCAGGCCGTCCAGGCCCAGGCAGTGAATCTGAACGAGCTGGTGAGCAACCTGACGAAAATCCTGGGCCGCCTCATCGGCGAGCATATCCAGATGCAATACCACTATGGCGCCGCCCTGCCGGCCGTGCTGGCCGACCCCGGCATGCTCGACCAGGTCATCGTGAATCTGGCGGTCAATGCCCGCGACGCCATGCCGCAGGGCGGCACGTTGACCCTGGCCACCAGCGTGGCTGAATTCCAGGAGGCCGACCTGGCGGCCCATCCCGAGCGCCGGCCGGGGCAATTTGTCTGCCTCTCGGTCACCGATACCGGCTGCGGCATGACGCCCGAGGTGTTGCGCCACATCTTCGAGCCGTTTTTCACCACCAAGGAACCGGGGCGCGGCACCGGCCTGGGGCTGGCCACCGTGTACGGCGTGGTCAAGCAACATCAAGGCTGGGTGGAGGTGCAGAGCGAGGTGGGCAAAGGCACCACCTTCCGCATCTACCTGCCAGCCCAGCCCGTGGCCCAGGAAAAAGAAGACGCCGTCCAACCCCCCGATCCCCCGCCCAACGGCACCGAGCGCCTCCTCGTGGTGGAGGACGAGGCACCCGTGCGGATGCTGGTGGGCGCCGCCCTGCAGCGCCGCGGCTACCAGGTGGTGCTGGCCGCCTCCGGCCCGGAAGCCCTGGAACGCTGGGAGGAGCACCACGGAGAGTTTGACATGCTCGTCACCGACATGGTGATGCCCCAGGGCATGACGGGCCTGGAGCTGGGCCGGCGGCTGCGTGCCAAAAAGCCGGGGCTGAAAATCATTTACATGAGCGGTTACAGCGCCGAGACCGCGCTGGCCGAAACTTCGCAGGATTTGCGCACCCGCTTCCTGGCCAAGCCCTACGCCACCACCGCCCTGCTGCAGTTGATTCGGGACGTGCTGGACGGGCGGCCGCTGGAGAAGCCGGCTCCCGCCGGCGCGACGCGCCTGGCCTGA
- a CDS encoding DUF420 domain-containing protein, whose translation MPLSLDMLPTLNACLNTLATVFLLAGYRAIRRQRPQVHRACMLLALLASTAFLISYLIYHAQAPRTVFREPAWFRPIYLGILLTHTVLAAVIVPLVLATLWRALKGRFEAHRRLARWTLPLWLYVSVTGVLIYYLLYVKFPQPRTPPPPAATSAALRGIGLDQARRVAPAGAGFSSGRPSSTSRINCSRAVVA comes from the coding sequence ATGCCGTTGAGCCTGGACATGCTGCCCACCTTGAATGCGTGCCTGAACACGCTGGCCACGGTGTTTTTGCTGGCGGGCTACCGGGCCATTCGCCGGCAACGCCCGCAGGTGCATCGGGCGTGCATGCTGCTGGCCTTGCTGGCGTCCACCGCCTTCCTGATCAGTTACTTGATTTACCATGCGCAGGCGCCGCGCACGGTGTTTCGCGAGCCGGCGTGGTTTCGCCCGATCTATCTGGGGATTTTGCTGACGCACACCGTGCTGGCGGCGGTGATTGTGCCGCTGGTGCTGGCCACCTTGTGGCGGGCGCTCAAGGGCCGTTTCGAGGCGCATCGGCGGCTGGCGCGCTGGACTTTGCCGTTGTGGCTGTATGTGTCCGTAACGGGGGTGCTGATTTATTATCTCTTGTACGTGAAATTTCCGCAGCCCCGCACCCCACCGCCGCCGGCCGCCACGAGCGCCGCTCTGAGGGGCATCGGGTTGGATCAGGCCAGGCGCGTCGCGCCGGCGGGAGCCGGCTTCTCCAGCGGCCGCCCGTCCAGCACGTCCCGAATCAACTGCAGCAGGGCGGTGGTGGCGTAG
- the lptD gene encoding LPS assembly protein LptD, giving the protein MNWRLAWCLGFWLAAAALGLTAAESAPTNREPQILIEALSPDGEFFYDPVKNLAMADGGIIVRYGTAVVTARRVHIFESRGLILADGAVRVESEGNTWTGESITYDYLNKRVYANDFRTRHGPYLAGGDLVVTDQSNQVFQTQGAYLTTDDYAEPAYRVKARALTIVPGQRIEARGATFYVGKVPILYLPKYERNLTRHRNYFSFMPGYRSRYGAYMLGSYQWILNDRLDGAMHLDYRTRRGWGLGPDVNLHLGPYGEGEFKYYYAYDQDVLASGFNLPLDPDRHRLWYLHRAEFTNDLTARLALRYQSDGLFLHDYFEREYQSNVQPSSFFEVNKLWRNWSLDLLAQPQLVNAFETVERLPELRLTGLRQRLGESPFYYESDSSFGWYRRQFADPVNLDYDAWRGDTYHQLVLPLNYFGWLQVTPRVGGRATHYSAAGGPGGVTDRHGRLVFNTGVEFSTRAHRLWPGVRNRLLDLQGVRHIVEPSLNYVYVPTPSRRVPLLPQFDYELGSYRLLPLDFPDYHAVDSIDSQNVIRLGLRNRLQTKRNGALETFFYWSVFTDWRLDPRPGQNHFSEVYSEVEFLPRSWVVLSQELRVDPWDGRLRELGHRLTLLPGDRWTITLGNRYLRFDPAYPQYLEQNLYYSSLFYRLSENWAFRATHHFEARDGRMEEQTYTVYRDMRSWTMALALRWRDERLRKDDFSIAFSLSLKAFPRYKVGQDADRAAYLLSGY; this is encoded by the coding sequence ATGAATTGGCGATTGGCATGGTGCTTGGGCTTTTGGCTGGCCGCCGCTGCGTTGGGGCTGACGGCCGCAGAATCCGCGCCCACCAACCGGGAGCCGCAAATCCTCATCGAGGCCCTAAGCCCGGACGGCGAGTTTTTCTATGATCCGGTGAAAAACCTGGCGATGGCCGATGGCGGCATCATCGTGCGCTACGGCACGGCTGTCGTGACTGCCCGCCGCGTGCACATTTTCGAGTCCCGCGGCCTAATCCTGGCCGATGGCGCGGTGCGGGTGGAATCGGAGGGCAATACGTGGACGGGAGAAAGCATCACCTATGATTATTTGAACAAACGGGTGTATGCCAATGACTTCCGCACCCGGCACGGGCCCTATCTAGCGGGGGGCGATCTGGTGGTGACGGATCAATCGAATCAGGTGTTTCAGACGCAGGGGGCCTATTTGACCACTGATGACTACGCCGAGCCGGCGTACCGGGTGAAGGCGCGCGCGCTGACCATTGTGCCGGGGCAGCGCATCGAGGCGCGCGGCGCCACCTTTTATGTGGGTAAAGTGCCCATTCTGTACCTGCCCAAGTACGAGCGGAATCTGACCCGGCATCGCAATTATTTCAGTTTCATGCCGGGATACCGCAGCCGTTATGGCGCGTATATGCTGGGCAGTTACCAATGGATTTTGAATGACCGGCTGGACGGCGCCATGCATCTGGATTACCGCACCCGCCGGGGCTGGGGCCTGGGGCCGGACGTGAATCTGCATCTGGGACCGTACGGGGAGGGCGAGTTCAAGTATTATTACGCCTACGATCAGGACGTGCTGGCCAGTGGATTTAATCTGCCGCTCGATCCTGACCGCCATCGGTTGTGGTATTTGCACCGGGCCGAGTTCACCAATGACCTGACGGCGCGGCTGGCGTTGCGCTATCAATCTGACGGGTTGTTTTTGCACGACTATTTCGAGCGCGAGTATCAGAGCAACGTCCAGCCCAGCTCGTTTTTTGAAGTCAATAAACTCTGGCGCAACTGGAGCTTGGATTTGCTGGCCCAGCCCCAACTGGTCAATGCCTTTGAAACAGTGGAGCGCCTGCCGGAGCTGCGGCTCACGGGGCTGCGCCAGCGGCTGGGCGAGTCCCCTTTTTATTATGAGAGCGACAGCTCGTTTGGGTGGTATCGCCGCCAGTTTGCCGATCCGGTGAACCTGGATTACGACGCCTGGCGCGGCGACACCTACCATCAACTGGTGCTGCCCCTGAACTATTTTGGCTGGTTGCAGGTCACGCCGCGTGTGGGCGGGCGCGCCACGCATTACAGTGCGGCCGGCGGGCCGGGCGGCGTGACGGATCGCCACGGGCGGCTGGTTTTTAATACGGGGGTGGAGTTTTCCACCCGGGCGCATCGGTTGTGGCCGGGAGTCCGCAACCGGCTGCTGGACTTGCAGGGGGTGCGGCACATCGTCGAGCCCAGTTTGAACTACGTTTACGTGCCCACCCCCAGCCGGCGGGTGCCGCTGCTGCCGCAGTTTGATTATGAGTTGGGCTCGTACCGGCTGCTGCCGCTGGACTTCCCCGATTATCACGCCGTGGATTCGATTGACAGCCAGAATGTGATCCGCCTGGGGCTGCGCAACCGCCTGCAAACCAAACGCAACGGCGCCCTGGAAACGTTCTTCTACTGGTCCGTGTTCACTGACTGGCGGCTGGATCCGCGGCCGGGACAAAACCATTTCAGCGAGGTGTACTCGGAGGTGGAATTCCTGCCCCGCTCGTGGGTGGTGCTCAGCCAGGAATTGCGGGTGGATCCCTGGGATGGCCGGCTGCGCGAGCTGGGCCATCGCCTCACCCTGCTGCCGGGGGACCGATGGACCATCACACTGGGCAACCGCTATCTGCGGTTTGATCCGGCCTATCCGCAGTACCTGGAGCAAAACCTGTATTATTCAAGCCTGTTTTATCGCTTGAGCGAAAATTGGGCCTTCCGCGCCACCCACCACTTTGAGGCCCGGGACGGGCGCATGGAGGAGCAGACCTATACGGTGTACCGGGACATGCGCAGTTGGACGATGGCCCTGGCGCTGCGCTGGCGGGACGAGCGTCTGCGCAAGGATGATTTTAGCATCGCCTTCTCGCTCTCCCTCAAGGCCTTCCCGCGCTACAAAGTGGGCCAGGACGCGGACCGGGCAGCCTATCTGCTCAGCGGTTATTGA